The following are encoded together in the Bos mutus isolate GX-2022 chromosome 3, NWIPB_WYAK_1.1, whole genome shotgun sequence genome:
- the SYT11 gene encoding LOW QUALITY PROTEIN: synaptotagmin-11 (The sequence of the model RefSeq protein was modified relative to this genomic sequence to represent the inferred CDS: inserted 2 bases in 1 codon) — translation MAEITNIRPSFDVSPVVAGLIGASVLVVCVSVTVFVWTCCHQQAEKKHKNPPYKFIHMLKGISIYPETLSNKKKIIKVRRDKDGPGREGGRXNLLVDAAEAGLLGQDKSPKGPSSGSCVDQLPIKVDYGEELRSPIASLTPGESKTTSPSSPEEDVMLGSLTFSVDYNFPKKALVVTIQEAHGLPVMDDQTQGSDPYIKMTILPDKRHRVKTRVLRKTLDPVFDETFTFYGIPYSQLQDLVLHFLVLSFDRFSRDDVIGEVMVPLAGVDPSTGKVQLTRDIIKRNIQKCISRGELQVSLSYQPVAQRMTVVVLKARHLPKMDITGLSGNPYVKVNVYYGRKRIAKKKTHVKKCTLNPVFNESFIYDIPTDLLPDISIEFLVIDFDRTTKNEVVGRLILGAHSVTASGAEHWREVCESPRKPVAKWHSLSEY, via the exons ATGGCTGAGATCACCAACATCCGACCTAGCTTTG ATGTCTCACCAGTGGTCGCTGGCCTTATCGGGGCCTCTGTGCTGGTGGTGTGTGTCtcagtgaccgtctttgtctggACATGCTGCCACCAGCAGGCAGAGAAGAAGCACAAGAACCCACCATACAAGTTCATACACATGCTCAAAGGCATCAGCATATATCCAGAAACCCTCAGCAACAAGAAGAAAATCATCAAAGTGCGGAGAGACAAAGATGGCCCCGGGAGGGAAGGTGGACG GAACCTGTTGGTAGATGCAGCAGAGGCTGGCCTGCTGGGCCAAGACAAGAGTCCTAAGGGACCTAGCTCTGGATCTTGTGTAGACCAATTGCCCATCAAAGTGGACTATGGGGAAGAACTGAGGAGCCCCATTGCAAGCCTGACCCCGGGGGAAAGCAAAACTACTTCTCCATCATCTCCAGAGGAGGATGTCATGCTAGGATCCCTCACCTTCTCAGTGGACTATAACTTCCCGAAAAAAGCCCTGGTGGTGACAATCCAGGAGGCTCATGGGCTGCCCGTGATGGATGACCAGACCCAGGGCTCTGACCCCTACATCAAAATGACCATCCTTCCTGACAAACGGCATCGGGTGAAGACCAGGGTGCTGCGGAAGACCCTGGACCCTGTGTTTGATGAAACCTTCACCTTCTATGGCATCCCATACAGCCAGCTGCAAGACCTGGTCCTGCATTTCCTCGTCCTCAGCTTTGACCGCTTCTCCCGGGATGACGTCATTGGGGAGGTCATGGTGCCGCTGGCTGGGGTGGACCCTAGCACGGGCAAGGTACAGCTGACCAGGGACATCATCAAAAGGAACATCCAG AAGTGCATTAGCAGAGGCGAGCTCCAGGTGTCTCTGTCATACCAGCCTGTGGCGCAGAGAATGACAGTGGTGGTCCTCAAAGCCAGACACCTGCCGAAGATGGACATCACCGGTCTCTCAGGTA ATCCTTATGTCAAGGTGAACGTCTACTACGGCAGAAAGCGCATTGCCAAGAAGAAAACCCACGTGAAGAAGTGCACTTTGAACCCAGTCTTCAACGAGTCTTTCATCTACGACATCCCCACCGACCTCCTGCCTGACATCAGCATCGAGTTCCTGGTCATCGATTTCGATCGCACCACCAAGAACGAGGTGGTGGGGAGGCTGATCCTGGGGGCGCACAGTGTCACAGCCAGCGGTGCCGAACACTGGAGAGAGGTGTGCGAGAGCCCCCGCAAGCCCGTGGCCAAGTGGCACAGTCTGAGCGAGTACTAA